The Daphnia pulicaria isolate SC F1-1A chromosome 12, SC_F0-13Bv2, whole genome shotgun sequence genome contains a region encoding:
- the LOC124316264 gene encoding urokinase-type plasminogen activator-like, with the protein MYSVVVYSLVQLAFILCVHSVPLTNQKQDGAGSSPCAFPSLICNEPSAATNRCLKIGEICDGVQNCGSGQDEVNCERKDYVIDGRLISSRELIEDINIGDVSQESCAKFCSEVDSFKCVGFQHNLQSNQCRLLDAKFITRSDKPSLRSFWITFKRNPENSTVIPEIPITRPIGDVLVNTENEGREFDGFEGGFDAIIVEVDWDSPSVSERTKRRAAFSSDRMRSSGSCGRRNVNFEPPRPSSTRLGRVVNGVDAPVGAIPWQASIKLKDGGSLRQWCGGAIISERLVLTAAHCIDHLRKTEFVVVVGDHDTSVSSSKEQIFPVENFIIHSKFKSTKGGFDIALVKLATVNGKGIVFGDVAQPICLPSSDSDYKPGTWCSVSGWGMQKPASEESVSNVLKVASVPLISSETCNKKEVYGNQLNSNTFPDGMLCAGYLEGGTDACRGDSGGPLACSVNGQFQLLGLVSWGDGCADKNKPGVYTKTLHYLNWIQDSTRKL; encoded by the exons atGTATTCCGTTGTCGTCTACTCTCTGGTTCAACTCGCATTCATCTTGT GTGTACATTCCGTTCCATTAACTAACCAAAAACAGGACGGAGCTGGATCATCGCCATGTGCTTTCCCCTCACTGATTTGCAACGAACCATCGGCGGCTACCAATCG ttGTCTTAAAATCGGCGAGATTTGCGATGGAGTGCAAAATTGCGGTTCCGGACAGGATGAAGTCAATTGTG AGAGGAAGGACTATGTCATCGATGGTAGACTGATTTCTTCTCGTGAATTGATCGAAGATATTAATATTGGAGATGTCTCTCAAGAATCt TGTGCAAAGTTCTGCAGTGAAGTGGATAGTTTCAAGTGCGTAGGCTTCCAGCACAACCTCCAGTCAAACCAGTGCAGGCTCTTGGATGCTAAATTCATCACAAGATCAGATAAACCATCCTTGCGCAGTTTCTGGATTACATTCAAGAGGAACCCTGAGAATTCTACAGTCATCCCCGAAATCCCAATTACACGTCCAATTG GTGATGTTTTGGTGAACACAGAAAACGAAGGCAGAGAGTTTGATGGATTTGAAGGTGGTTTTGATGCCATCATTGTTGAAGTTGACTGGGATTCACCTTCCGTTTCAGAGCGAACGAAACGCAGGGCTGCATTTTCATCTG accGCATGAGATCGAGTGGTTCTTGCGGTAGACGCAATGTCAATTTCGAGCCCCCACGACCTTCAAGCACCCGTTTGGGACGTGTTGTCAATGGAGTCGATGCACCCGTAGGAGCCATCCCGTGGCAG GCTTCCATTAAGCTCAAGGATGGCGGCTCACTTCGTCAATGGTGTGGAGGAGCCATCATCTCTGAACGCCTAGTCCTGACAGCTGCCCATTGTATCGATCACTTGCGCAAAACCGAATTTGTCGTAGTGGTAGGAGACCACGACACCAGCGTTTCCAGCTCTAAAGAGCAAATCTTTCCAGTTGAAAATTTCATCATCCACTCGAAATTCAAAT CTACCAAAGGAGGATTTGACATCGCCTTGGTGAAATTGGCCACAGTCAACGGCAAAGGAATCGTTTTTGGCGATGTAGCCCAACCCATCTGCTTGCCCTCATCAGATAGCGATTACAAACCTGGAACATGGTGCAGCGTCTCCGGCTGGGGGAtgcaaaaac CCGCCAGCGAGGAGAGTGTTTCCAACGTCCTGAAAGTGGCCTCTGTGCCTCTCATTTCCTCGGAAACGTGTAACAAGAAGGAAGTTTACGGCAACCAACTCAATTCCAACACTTTCCCCGACGGCATGCTCTGCGCCGGATATTTAGAAGGTGGCACCGACGCCTGCAGAGGCGATTCCGGAGGACCCCTGGCTTGTTCCGTCAATG GACAATTCCAACTGCTCGGTCTCGTCTCCTGGGGCGACGGATGTGCCGACAAGAATAAACCTGGTGTCTACACCAAAACGTTGCATTACCTCAATTGGATCCAGGACTCGACTCGTAAACTCTAA
- the LOC124316549 gene encoding uncharacterized protein LOC124316549, translating into MSTKLDSLVLLVTISALLWPTGHGQLWVKENDSSDFDIDHNQEPLLTRRIRQFSGPSTTKIADNISNGQPNQNHPPLTCHQCRSFEDGDQCIHLAVNSSIFNEPCGSQHTACMVKRFSYTENATSPLALWYIERNCSAKCEPGCLILGERTKLYACISCCKEKLCNIGNGAHHLIVDHHFAATIFLLWIFFKTEQRT; encoded by the exons ATGTCGACTAAACTTGATTCGCTCGTGTTATTGGTGACAATTTCGGCTCTGCTTTGGCCGACCGGACACGGCCAGTTGTGGGtcaaagaaaatgattcgAGTGATTTCGATATTGATCACAATCAAGAGCCTCTATTAACGAGGAGGATCAGACAATTCAGTGGGccctcaacaacaaaaatcgcCGATAATATTAGTAATGGTCAACCAAATCAGAATCATCCGCCGCTGACTTGCCATCAGTGTAGAAGCTTCGAGGACGGAGACCAGTGtatccatctagcggtcaattCTAGCATCTTCAACGAACCATGTGGCTCTCAACACACAGCATGCATG GTCAAAAGATTCTCCTACACGGAGAATGCCACGTCGCCATTGGCACTCTGGTACATTGAACGAAACTGCTCTGCTAAATGTGAGCCTGGATGTTTAATTCTGGGAGAGAGGACCAAG CTTTACGCCTGTATCTCCTGCTGCAAAGAGAAACTTTGCAATATCGGAAATGGCGCCCACCACTTGATTGTCGACCACCACTTTGCTGCCAccatttttctcctttggATTTTCTTCAAAACTGAGCAGAGGACCTGA
- the LOC124316507 gene encoding caveolin-1-like — MAETKSTSRAGSKLNLNESTMPLLDDEAHEKAETPEKDVIEMKEKASTTSEGEKDDSNPEKIEEEKKDGDEEGGDKKKKKKEKKEKKEKKEKKEKTASCHRRTQSCVQTFTVGLNVLDRDEKHINDTINLNFEDVLAEPDVAHGFDPIWRAAFILFTGSRFWIYRLLSAILALPLALVWGITFSLITFFSVWLATPLLRIMDVFLFYIRRVWVALVQTTLEPVANAVGGCFSNVKLTHNNNQLQTV, encoded by the exons atggctgAAACCAAATCCACTTCCCGCGCTGGCTCCAAGTTGAACTTGAACGAATCGACGATGCCGTTGTTGGACGACGAGGCTCACGAAAAGGCCGAAACTCCCGAGAAGGACGTCATCGAGATGAAGGAAAAGGCGTCGACCACGTCGGAAGGTGAAAAGGACGACTCCAATCCCGAAAAGATT gaggaagagaagaaggatGGTGACGAGGAGGGTggtgacaagaagaagaagaagaaggaaaagaaagaaaagaaggagaaaaaggagaagaaggaaaagacggCCAGTTGCCACCGCAGGACGCAGAGCTGCGTCCAGACTTTCACCGTCGGTTTGAACGTTCTCGACCGTGACGAGAAGCACATCAACGACACCATCAAC ttgaACTTTGAAGATGTTTTGGCTGAACCGGATGTGGCCCATGGATTCGATCCTATCTGGCGCGCTGCTTTCATCCTCTTTACCGGCTCGCGTTTCTGGATTTACCGTCTGCTGTCGGCAATTCTAGCTCTGCCATTGGCCCTCGTTTGGGGTATTACCTTCTCGCTCATCACCTTCTTCTCCGTCTGGTTGGCCACGCCCCTTCTCCGCATCATGGACGTCTTCCTCTTCTACATCCGAagg GTCTGGGTCGCTTTGGTGCAGACAACATTGGAACCAGTAGCCAACGCTGTCGGCGGATGCTTTTCCAACGTCAAACTGacgcacaacaacaaccaactgcAAACggtttaa
- the LOC124316161 gene encoding myotubularin-related protein 8-like isoform X2, protein MEVIKTPKIENVRMLDRYNNRKPSTGTLYLTATHLIFVDPDAKKETWVLLMHVATVQKLPLSTVGAPLQIRCKTFLSVTFVLPRERECHDLYTSLMQMSQPFHIEDLYCFHYTSSLEEIPRTAGWTFFDLETEFHRMGVPNANWTMTNLNKDYQLCDTYPQCLFVPTSVSTIVLVGSASFRSKGRLPVLTYLHKNQAALCRCSQPLSGFSARCVEDEQLLNGIVQANPNAKFMYVVDTRPRINAMANRAAGKGYENENFYENIKFQFCGIENIHVMRSSLSKLLEACELKTPSMAAFINGVQSSGWLRHIHAILDTSLLVARSLQEGVNVLVHCSDGWDRTAQVCSLAQVLLDPYYRTLQGFQSLIEKDWLSFGHKFTDRCGYLQSDAKETAPVFTQLVDCMWQLQRAYPSAFQFSERLLLHLHDHVYSSQYGTFVGNCEKDRLDLKLSDRTYSLWGNIASHLDEFLNPLYKSEAYPELLEPNLMPSNILFWRGLYCRFESGVHPRESIADVLLANRDHSTSLEMHIAHLQKRITSMKALLDVSTPVTDNRLADDDEEEQQLLGLRLKKSMQVVDEHPLSTSKSVDSVFSDGPGIDNTITSSYQLRREIDSVSLDWRSLRNIKECVCSTPFDHSSKKSHCWRCGEVFCTRCLDKQTPLPGHATHRPVPVCRSCYREVRLSSSSITST, encoded by the exons ATGGAAGTCATCAAAACACCTAAA ATTGAAAATGTGCGGATGTTGGACCGTTACAACAACAGGAAACCGTCGACGGGCACCTTATACCTGACTGCCACCCATTTGATCTTTGTCGATCCGGATGCTAAGAAGGAAACATGG gTTCTATTGATGCATGTAGCGACAGTGCAAAAGTTGCCTTTATCGACCGTCGGTGCTCCCCTGCAGATTCGCTGCAAGACATTTTTGTCGGTGACCTTCGTGCTGCCGAGAGAACGAGAGTGTCACGACCTCTATACAAGCCTCATGCAAATGTCCCAGCCCT TTCACATAGAAGATCTGTATTGTTTTCATTACACGTCGAGCCTGGAAGAGATCCCACGGACGGCCGGATGGACTTTTTTCGACTTGGAAACGGAATTCCATCGGATGGGTGTTCCCAATGCCAACTGGACGATGACCAATCTCAACAAGGACTATCAG CTGTGCGACACTTATCCTCAATGCCTCTTTGTACCGACTTCGGTGTCGACCATCGTCTTGGTGGGCAGCGCCAGTTTCCGCAGCAAAGGCCGTCTTCCCGTTTTGACTTATTTACATAAAAATCAG GCGGCGTTATGTCGGTGCAGTCAACCCCTGTCGGGATTCAGCGCCCGCTGCGTCGAAGATGAGCAACTATTGAACGGGATCGTCCAGGCCAATCCCAACGCTAAATTTATGTACGTCGTCGATACCAGGCCGAGA ATAAATGCCATGGCAAACAGGGCGGCCGGCAAAGGCTACGAGAACGAGAATTTCTATGAGAACATTAAATTCCAATTTTGTGGCATTGAGAACATTCATGTGATGCGCAGCAGCTTATCTAAATTGCTGGAAGCCTGCGAACTCAAGACTCCGTCCATGGCCGCCTTTATCAACGGTGTCCAGTCGAGCGGTTGGCTCCGCCACATCCATGCCATCCTGGACACGTCGTTACTCGTCGCCCGAAGTCTCCAGGAAGGTGTCAACGTTCTAGTCCACTGTTCAGACG GCTGGGATCGGACAGCCCAAGTGTGTTCACTGGCCCAGGTCTTGCTGGACCCTTATTACCGTACCCTGCAGGGATTCCAATCGTTGATCGAGAAGGATTGGCTTTCGTTTGGTCACAAATTCACCGATCGGTGCGGTTACCTGCAGAGCGACGCCAAGGAAACGGCCCCCGTCTTCACCCAGTTGGTGGACTGCATGTGGCAACTCCAGCGGGCCTATCCGTCAGCCTTTCAGTTCAGCGAGAGACTCTTGCTCCACCTGCACGACCACGTCTACTCCAGTCAGTACGGAACGTTCGTCGGTAACTGCGAGAAGGATCGACTCgatttgaaa tTGTCAGACAGGACGTACTCTCTATGGGGTAACATTGCCTCCCACCTGGACGAGTTTCTCAATCCCCTGTACAAAAGCGAAGCTTATCCGGAACTGTTGGAACCTAATCTCATGCCATCCAACATTCTCTTCTGGAGGGGACTCTATTGTCGTTTTGAGAGTGGTGTTCACCCCCGGGAGTCCATCGCAGATGTCTTGCTGGCCAACAG GGACCATTCCACTTCACTGGAGATGCACATTGCCCACCTGCAGAAGCGTATAACATCCATGAAAGCGCTGCTGGACGTGTCTACTCCGGTGACGGACAACCGGCTGgcggatgatgatgaggaGGAGCAACAACTTCTCGGCCTCCGACTTAAGAAGAGCATGCAAGTGGTGGACGAGCATCCGCTGTCGACGTCCAAGTCTGTCGATTCCGTCTTCTCGGACGGGCCGGGCATCGACAACACAATCACGTCGTCGTATCAATTGCGCCGTGAAATCGATTCCGTCAGCCTCGACTGGCGCAGTCTGCGCAACATCAAGGAGTGCGTCTGCTCCACGCCGTTCGATCATTCCAGCAAGAAA tcacacTGTTGGCGGTGCGGTGAAGTGTTTTGTACGAGATGCCTGGACAAGCAGACCCCCCTGCCGGGTCACGCTACTCACCGGCCCGTGCCCGTCTGTCGATCTTGTTACAGAGAAGTTCGACTCTCATCGTCATCCATCACTTCCACTTAA
- the LOC124316161 gene encoding myotubularin-related protein 8-like isoform X1 — MNCATYPWMKLAHSATIPCVSQMLSSNGNTSHTSGTAGAGSGGGGGGEEHDSIERPTGFQQDSTGDKAKPNQGGGTGNSGPDGQLNRSLSFDGRRKVWARVEAHWARVTLDRDRSVPSGTGHHSLVKYEPQAGGEQTPFYQRIRSWLTSHPQTQTYQQSPVMTKIENVRMLDRYNNRKPSTGTLYLTATHLIFVDPDAKKETWVLLMHVATVQKLPLSTVGAPLQIRCKTFLSVTFVLPRERECHDLYTSLMQMSQPFHIEDLYCFHYTSSLEEIPRTAGWTFFDLETEFHRMGVPNANWTMTNLNKDYQLCDTYPQCLFVPTSVSTIVLVGSASFRSKGRLPVLTYLHKNQAALCRCSQPLSGFSARCVEDEQLLNGIVQANPNAKFMYVVDTRPRINAMANRAAGKGYENENFYENIKFQFCGIENIHVMRSSLSKLLEACELKTPSMAAFINGVQSSGWLRHIHAILDTSLLVARSLQEGVNVLVHCSDGWDRTAQVCSLAQVLLDPYYRTLQGFQSLIEKDWLSFGHKFTDRCGYLQSDAKETAPVFTQLVDCMWQLQRAYPSAFQFSERLLLHLHDHVYSSQYGTFVGNCEKDRLDLKLSDRTYSLWGNIASHLDEFLNPLYKSEAYPELLEPNLMPSNILFWRGLYCRFESGVHPRESIADVLLANRDHSTSLEMHIAHLQKRITSMKALLDVSTPVTDNRLADDDEEEQQLLGLRLKKSMQVVDEHPLSTSKSVDSVFSDGPGIDNTITSSYQLRREIDSVSLDWRSLRNIKECVCSTPFDHSSKKSHCWRCGEVFCTRCLDKQTPLPGHATHRPVPVCRSCYREVRLSSSSITST; from the exons ATGAACTGCGCCACGTATCCCTGGATGAAATTGGCTCACAGCGCCACTATTCCGTGCGTCAGTCAGATGCTGTCGTCGAATGGAAATACTAGTCATACTAGTGGCACAGCGGGAGCAGGAAgcggtggcggcggaggaggagaagagcaTGATTCAATCGAGAGGCCAACGGGATTCCAGCAGGACTCGACTGGCGACAAGGCGAAACCGAATCAGGGCGGCGGTACTGGTAATAGTGGTCCCGACGGCCAACTCAATCGCAGTTTGAGCTTTGACGGGAGACGTAAAGTTTGGGCCAGGGTTGAGGCCCACTGGGCTCGGGTCACGCTCGATCGAGACCGTTCAGTCCCGTCTGGCACGGGCCACCACTCGCTTGTCAAATACGAGCCGCAGGCGGGCGGCGAACAGACTCCGTTTTATCAGCGCATTCGCTCCTGGTTGACAAGTCACCCCCAAACACAAACTTATCAGCAAAGTCCAGTCATGACAAAA ATTGAAAATGTGCGGATGTTGGACCGTTACAACAACAGGAAACCGTCGACGGGCACCTTATACCTGACTGCCACCCATTTGATCTTTGTCGATCCGGATGCTAAGAAGGAAACATGG gTTCTATTGATGCATGTAGCGACAGTGCAAAAGTTGCCTTTATCGACCGTCGGTGCTCCCCTGCAGATTCGCTGCAAGACATTTTTGTCGGTGACCTTCGTGCTGCCGAGAGAACGAGAGTGTCACGACCTCTATACAAGCCTCATGCAAATGTCCCAGCCCT TTCACATAGAAGATCTGTATTGTTTTCATTACACGTCGAGCCTGGAAGAGATCCCACGGACGGCCGGATGGACTTTTTTCGACTTGGAAACGGAATTCCATCGGATGGGTGTTCCCAATGCCAACTGGACGATGACCAATCTCAACAAGGACTATCAG CTGTGCGACACTTATCCTCAATGCCTCTTTGTACCGACTTCGGTGTCGACCATCGTCTTGGTGGGCAGCGCCAGTTTCCGCAGCAAAGGCCGTCTTCCCGTTTTGACTTATTTACATAAAAATCAG GCGGCGTTATGTCGGTGCAGTCAACCCCTGTCGGGATTCAGCGCCCGCTGCGTCGAAGATGAGCAACTATTGAACGGGATCGTCCAGGCCAATCCCAACGCTAAATTTATGTACGTCGTCGATACCAGGCCGAGA ATAAATGCCATGGCAAACAGGGCGGCCGGCAAAGGCTACGAGAACGAGAATTTCTATGAGAACATTAAATTCCAATTTTGTGGCATTGAGAACATTCATGTGATGCGCAGCAGCTTATCTAAATTGCTGGAAGCCTGCGAACTCAAGACTCCGTCCATGGCCGCCTTTATCAACGGTGTCCAGTCGAGCGGTTGGCTCCGCCACATCCATGCCATCCTGGACACGTCGTTACTCGTCGCCCGAAGTCTCCAGGAAGGTGTCAACGTTCTAGTCCACTGTTCAGACG GCTGGGATCGGACAGCCCAAGTGTGTTCACTGGCCCAGGTCTTGCTGGACCCTTATTACCGTACCCTGCAGGGATTCCAATCGTTGATCGAGAAGGATTGGCTTTCGTTTGGTCACAAATTCACCGATCGGTGCGGTTACCTGCAGAGCGACGCCAAGGAAACGGCCCCCGTCTTCACCCAGTTGGTGGACTGCATGTGGCAACTCCAGCGGGCCTATCCGTCAGCCTTTCAGTTCAGCGAGAGACTCTTGCTCCACCTGCACGACCACGTCTACTCCAGTCAGTACGGAACGTTCGTCGGTAACTGCGAGAAGGATCGACTCgatttgaaa tTGTCAGACAGGACGTACTCTCTATGGGGTAACATTGCCTCCCACCTGGACGAGTTTCTCAATCCCCTGTACAAAAGCGAAGCTTATCCGGAACTGTTGGAACCTAATCTCATGCCATCCAACATTCTCTTCTGGAGGGGACTCTATTGTCGTTTTGAGAGTGGTGTTCACCCCCGGGAGTCCATCGCAGATGTCTTGCTGGCCAACAG GGACCATTCCACTTCACTGGAGATGCACATTGCCCACCTGCAGAAGCGTATAACATCCATGAAAGCGCTGCTGGACGTGTCTACTCCGGTGACGGACAACCGGCTGgcggatgatgatgaggaGGAGCAACAACTTCTCGGCCTCCGACTTAAGAAGAGCATGCAAGTGGTGGACGAGCATCCGCTGTCGACGTCCAAGTCTGTCGATTCCGTCTTCTCGGACGGGCCGGGCATCGACAACACAATCACGTCGTCGTATCAATTGCGCCGTGAAATCGATTCCGTCAGCCTCGACTGGCGCAGTCTGCGCAACATCAAGGAGTGCGTCTGCTCCACGCCGTTCGATCATTCCAGCAAGAAA tcacacTGTTGGCGGTGCGGTGAAGTGTTTTGTACGAGATGCCTGGACAAGCAGACCCCCCTGCCGGGTCACGCTACTCACCGGCCCGTGCCCGTCTGTCGATCTTGTTACAGAGAAGTTCGACTCTCATCGTCATCCATCACTTCCACTTAA
- the LOC124316474 gene encoding SPARC-like encodes MQFKWLIVLAVSACLLLSVEAQEKKRKVAKKSKKVDETGTKQAVEQLDIQDAIDVLADDEAALKDNLCAKKHCGAGKECRVNQMGAAECVCMDHCPEEKDPRRMICSNQNETWNSDCELYRMRCLCKSGSAGCVDSKYDHAHVEYFGTCRDVPQCTADEMADFPRRMRDWLFNVMRDLADRHDLSPHFLKLEREAEKDNSRRWANAAIWKFCDLDGHPHDRKVSRHELFPIRAPLLALEHCIQPFLDGCDADNDHFITLQEWGTCLELTEEEIEDKCDDVRDEAENGL; translated from the exons ATGCAGTTCAAGTGGCTCATCGTTTTGGCCGTTTCGGCCTGTCTACTCTTGTCCGTCGAAGCTCAAGAGAAAAAG CGCAAAGTCGCTAAAAAGTCGAAGAAGGTTGACGAAACGGGCACGAAACAGGCCGTCGAACAGCTGGACATTCAAGACGCTATCGATGTTTTGGCGGATGACGAGGCTGCCCTCAAGGATAACCTTTGCGCCAAGAAACATTGCGGGGCCGGCAAGGAGTGCCGCGTTAATCAAATGGGAGCCGCCGAATGCGTCTGCATGGATCACTGCCCAGAGGAAAAGGATCCTCGTCGCATG ATCTGCAGCAATCAAAACGAAACTTGGAATTCCGATTGTGAACTCTACCGCATGCGCTGCCTCTGCAAATCAGGATCGGCCGGATGCGTCGATTCCAAATACGATCACGCCCACGTCGAGTACTTTGGTACCTGCAGGGATGTCCCT CAATGCACGGCGGATGAGATGGCCGATTTCCCACGCAGGATGCGCGATTGGCTCTTCAACGTCATGAGGGATTTGGCCGACCGTCACGATTTGAGTCCCCATTTCCTGAAACTGGAACGCGAAGCCGAAAAGGATAACAGCCGCAGGTGGGCCAATGCCGCCATCTGGAAATTCTGCGACCTGGACGGCCACCCTCACGACAg GAAAGTGTCCCGCCATGAGCTGTTCCCCATTCGCGCCCCTCTGCTAGCCTTAGAGCACTGCATCCAGCCCTTCCTGGATGGATGTGACGCTGATAACGATCATTTCATCACGCTCCAAGAGTGGGGAACCTGTCTCGAACTCACAGAG GAGGAAATCGAAGATAAATGCGACGATGTCAGAGATGAAGCCGAAAATGGcttgtaa
- the LOC124316567 gene encoding biogenesis of lysosome-related organelles complex 1 subunit 2-like, with the protein MASSSEPGPADTSQPENDQAKSPSVECSPKKGLTTLSTSTSSYEPLETHDPTLNRLAVTMFQKVHEYLQAELTSSESEYQLLEQMNKVTAAKYKDLTQVAANVGKGIIELNAKFKSLEVYLEQIDQIEDNISKLEHAAYKLDAYTVRLENKFKALTAEKR; encoded by the exons AAACGATCAAGCTAAATCACCCAGTGTCGAATGCTCGCCAAAAAAAG GTCTCACTACTTTATCTACCAGCACCAGTAGCTATGAGCCTCTGGAGACTCATGATCCCACGCTGAACAGACTGGCGGtcacaatgttccaaaagGTCCACGAGTACCTCCAAGCAGAGCTAACCAGTTCAGAGAGTGAATACCAGCTTCTTGAACAGATGAACAAAGTCACCGCAGCCAAATACAAAGATCTAACCCAGGTGGCTGCCAACGTTGGAAAGGGAATCATTGAGCTCAATGCAAAAT TCAAAAGTCTTGAAGTATACCTGGAACAAATTGATCAGATTGAGGACAACATTTCAAAGCTCGAACACGCTGCTTACAAACTTGATGCCTACACAGTCAGATTGGAAAACAAGTTCAAAGCattgacagctgaaaagcGGTAG